A single Pan troglodytes isolate AG18354 chromosome X, NHGRI_mPanTro3-v2.0_pri, whole genome shotgun sequence DNA region contains:
- the MAGEB2 gene encoding melanoma-associated antigen B2 (The RefSeq protein has 1 substitution compared to this genomic sequence): MPRGQKSKLRACEKRRKARDETQRLNVPQVTEAEEEEAPCCSSSVSGGAASSSPAAGIPQKPQRAPTTAAAAAAGVSSTKSKKGAKSHQGEKNASSSQASTSTKSPSEDPLTRKSGSLVQFLLYKYKIKESVTKGEMLKIVGKRFREHFPEILKKASEGLSVAFGLELNKVNPNGHTYTFIDKVNLTDEESLLSSWDFPRRKLLMPLLSVIFLNGNSATEEEIWEFLNMLGVYDGEEHSIFGEPRKLITKDLVREKYLEYKQVPSSDPPRFEFLWGPRAYAETSKMKVLEFLAKVNGTTPCAFPTRYEEALKDEEKAGV, from the coding sequence ATGCCTCGTGGTCAGAAGAGTAAGCTCCGTGCCCGTGAGAAACGCCGCAAGGCCCGAGATGAGACCCAGCGTCTCAATGTTCCTCAGGTCACTgaagcagaggaagaagaggCCCCCTGCTGTTCCTCTTCTGTTTCTGGGGGTGCTGCTTCAAGCTCTCCTGCTGCTGGCATTCCCCAGAAGCCTCAGAGAGCCCCAACCACTGCCGCTGCTGCGGCTGCGGGTGTTTCATCCACAAAATCTAAAAAAGGTGCCAAGAGCCACCAAGGTGAGAAAAATGCAAGTTCCTCCCAGGCCTCAACATCTACTAAGAGCCCAAGCGAAGATCCTCTAACCAGGAAGTCAGGGTCGTTGGTGCAGTTCCTGTTGtacaagtataaaataaaagagtCCGTTACAAAGGGAGAAATGCTGAAAATTGTTGGCAAAAGGTTCAGGGAGCACTTCCCTGAGATCCTCAAGAAAGCCTCTGAGGGCCTCAGTGTTGCCTTTGGCCTTGAGCTGAATAAAGTCAACCCCAACGGCCACACTTACACCTTCATCGACAAGGTAAACCTCACTGATGAGGAATCCCTGCTCAGTTCCTGGGACTTTCCCAGGAGAAAGCTTCTGATGCCTCTCCTGAGTGTGATCTTCTTAAATGGCAACTCTGCTACTGAGGAAGAGATCTGGGAATTCCTGAATATGTTGGGAGTCTATGATGGAGAGGAGCACTCAATCTTTGGGGAACCCCGGAAGCTCATCACCAAAGATCTGGTGCGGGAAAAATATCTGGAGTACAAGCAGGTGCCCAGCAGTGATCCCCCACGCTTTGAATTCCTGTGGGGTCCGAGAGCCTATGCTGAAACCAGCAAGATGAAAGTCCTGGAGTTTTTGGCCAAGGTAAATGGTACCACCCCCTGTGCCTTCCCAACCCGTTACGAAGAAGCTTtgaaagatgaagagaaagcCGGAGTCTGA